A stretch of Geomonas oryzisoli DNA encodes these proteins:
- a CDS encoding CHASE domain-containing protein produces MPRDTLQKKEGTAAPLPGVSPWSKAVNLLPYLVMTLSLAMTLFLWRQYDRSLTSRFQTAFEDRSAEIVDRFLSRMIDDEQVLRGAVGLFNASDSVTRDEWHRYAMSLSLDKNYPGLQGLGYSEVVQPKDRERHIRRMRAEGFPNYRIWPAGERPIYTAIVYLEPFDWRNQRAFGYDMFSESNRHDAMAKACDTGDSALTDPVFLVQETEKDRQKGVLMYLPVYDRMQPSATQEQRRDALVGYAYSPIRIKDFMSASFPRPPHDIGFRIYTEGKPTSSALLFDSVSDGKMNLPRDYRPDFQASRKVKKFGREWLFTFQSLPNFALEQGKNQSRSYLAAGLIVSVLLTVIAFMLRSAHTSAIRAALALRESQERYRKISEDSPAFICTYLPDGTLTYVNPALAQNARRPQAELQGRNVLDFLLPEYRAPVRDTLDDLTPEHPTETRELAFIGPDGGVIWHQWTNRGTFDEQGRLAEVQAVGQDITERKKAEEDRVRYEQQLRHAQKMESLGVLAGGIAHDFNNILMAIIGNVDLSLMKLPEASPVAENLRNIETAANRAAYLAKQMLAYSGKGRFIIEKADLNQLIQDLHHMLKGAAPNAELKLDLARPLPVVEADLSQMRQILMNLVQNATEAIADQKGEITIRTGSVTLDPEGVKNLILGENMAQGRYVFLEVVDTGCGMDEEVLKKVFDPFFTTKFTGRGLGLAAVHGIVRGHRGGIRIYSEPGRGTTFKVLLPAADATKEVEAEPVRDDWRGEGKILLVDDEETVRSIGTRMLRELGFTPVTAASGAEALSVYRDNPDIKAVLLDLTMPGMDGEEAFRELRQLDPSVQVIMSSGFSEQDVVQKFDGKALAGFIQKPYSLKVLREVMRKAS; encoded by the coding sequence ATGCCCAGAGATACCCTCCAGAAAAAAGAAGGTACCGCTGCACCGCTTCCCGGCGTTTCCCCCTGGAGCAAAGCCGTCAACCTGCTTCCCTACCTGGTCATGACCCTGTCCCTGGCCATGACCCTTTTCCTCTGGCGCCAGTACGACCGCAGCCTTACCTCCCGCTTTCAGACCGCCTTCGAGGACAGAAGTGCCGAGATCGTCGACCGTTTCCTGAGCCGGATGATCGATGACGAGCAGGTCCTGCGCGGAGCGGTGGGGCTTTTCAACGCCAGCGACAGTGTCACCCGCGACGAATGGCACCGCTACGCGATGTCGCTTTCCCTGGACAAAAACTATCCCGGGCTGCAGGGACTGGGCTACTCGGAAGTGGTGCAGCCGAAGGACAGGGAGCGCCACATCCGGCGCATGCGGGCGGAAGGTTTCCCCAATTACCGGATCTGGCCCGCAGGAGAGCGGCCGATCTACACCGCTATCGTCTACCTTGAGCCGTTCGACTGGCGCAACCAGCGCGCCTTCGGCTACGACATGTTCTCCGAGTCCAATCGCCATGATGCCATGGCCAAGGCCTGCGACACCGGGGATTCGGCCCTCACCGACCCCGTGTTCCTGGTGCAGGAAACGGAGAAGGACCGCCAAAAAGGGGTACTGATGTATCTCCCGGTCTATGACCGGATGCAGCCGAGTGCCACCCAGGAACAGCGCAGGGACGCACTCGTGGGGTACGCCTACAGCCCGATCCGCATCAAGGACTTCATGTCGGCGTCCTTCCCCAGGCCGCCGCACGACATCGGCTTCAGGATCTACACCGAAGGCAAGCCGACCTCCTCCGCCCTGCTTTTCGACAGCGTCTCCGACGGGAAGATGAACCTCCCCAGGGACTACCGACCCGACTTCCAGGCCAGCCGCAAGGTGAAAAAGTTCGGCCGGGAGTGGCTCTTCACCTTCCAGTCGCTCCCGAACTTCGCCCTCGAACAGGGCAAGAACCAATCGCGCAGCTACCTCGCCGCAGGTCTCATCGTCAGCGTTCTTCTGACCGTGATCGCCTTCATGCTCCGCAGCGCCCACACCAGCGCCATCAGGGCGGCGCTGGCCCTGAGGGAAAGCCAGGAGCGCTACCGTAAGATCTCCGAGGACAGCCCCGCCTTCATCTGCACCTACCTTCCCGACGGCACGCTCACCTACGTGAACCCCGCCCTCGCCCAAAATGCGCGCAGGCCCCAGGCGGAACTGCAAGGGCGCAACGTCCTCGACTTCCTGCTTCCGGAGTACCGCGCGCCGGTACGGGACACACTCGACGATCTCACCCCGGAGCACCCGACCGAGACCAGGGAGCTCGCCTTCATCGGCCCCGACGGCGGGGTCATCTGGCATCAATGGACCAACAGGGGGACCTTCGACGAACAGGGAAGGCTCGCCGAGGTACAGGCGGTGGGCCAGGACATCACCGAGCGCAAGAAGGCCGAAGAGGACCGGGTTCGTTACGAACAGCAGCTGCGGCATGCCCAGAAGATGGAAAGCCTCGGCGTCCTCGCCGGCGGCATCGCCCATGACTTCAACAACATCCTCATGGCGATCATCGGCAACGTCGACCTTTCCCTGATGAAGCTTCCCGAGGCGTCCCCCGTCGCGGAAAACCTGCGCAACATAGAGACGGCCGCGAACCGCGCCGCCTACCTCGCCAAGCAGATGCTGGCCTATTCCGGCAAGGGAAGGTTCATCATCGAGAAGGCGGACCTGAACCAGCTGATCCAAGACCTGCACCATATGCTGAAAGGAGCCGCCCCCAACGCGGAACTGAAGCTCGACCTGGCGCGTCCGCTTCCCGTCGTAGAGGCTGACCTGAGCCAGATGCGCCAGATACTGATGAACCTGGTACAAAACGCCACCGAGGCCATAGCGGACCAGAAGGGAGAGATCACCATCCGTACCGGGTCAGTGACGCTGGACCCGGAGGGTGTCAAGAACCTCATCCTGGGGGAGAACATGGCGCAGGGGCGCTATGTCTTCCTGGAAGTGGTCGACACGGGCTGCGGCATGGACGAAGAAGTGCTGAAGAAGGTTTTCGACCCCTTCTTCACCACCAAGTTCACCGGTCGCGGACTGGGTCTCGCCGCTGTGCACGGCATCGTCCGCGGGCACCGGGGTGGCATCAGGATCTACAGCGAGCCGGGACGGGGCACCACCTTCAAGGTGCTGCTGCCGGCTGCCGACGCCACCAAAGAAGTCGAAGCGGAACCGGTCCGGGATGACTGGAGGGGAGAAGGGAAGATCCTGCTGGTGGATGATGAAGAGACCGTGCGCAGCATCGGCACCCGCATGTTGCGGGAACTGGGCTTCACCCCGGTGACGGCCGCAAGCGGTGCAGAAGCTTTGTCCGTGTACCGGGACAATCCCGATATAAAAGCCGTCCTGCTCGACCTCACCATGCCCGGGATGGATGGCGAGGAGGCGTTTCGGGAGCTGCGACAGCTCGACCCGAGCGTGCAGGTGATCATGTCCAGCGGGTTCAGCGAACAGGACGTAGTGCAGAAGTTTGACGGCAAGGCCCTGGCCGGCTTCATCCAGAAGCCCTACTCGTTGAAAGTGTTGCGGGAAGTGATGCGGAAAGCCTCGTAG
- a CDS encoding response regulator, whose product MTLLSAVAGAAEPGATSVDLSAEEQQWLQRHPVIRLAPDPDFKPIEFFDDNGQYQGAAADMIRLLEQKLGITITVVHLHNWDEVLEKFKAHQVDLLGAMVKTPNREKFALFTDTLVAVPGGIFARSGSRTDLTLADLKGKKVAVVSNYASHDILRTRFPDIRLEVVPDVSTALAKTSLGMVDFYVENMANATFYAQEAGITNLQLAGKTDFEYRWGIGIRKDWPELQGILNKGLAAIGKQERSSALQKWIYVDDMHWRPTRTFIVGSVAVLLALLLAGAAYANYALKKVVRSRTQSLQEELREREKAQQALKALSVQLEDRVRERTADLEREVAERTRSEQAVAASELRFRELFQNVADPVYIADAEGRILDANDQACRELGYPREELLAKRICDLDAVNDDGGKVACQIDSFPPSSSVIFETVHRREDGTTFPAEVKVRRIDFQGQPAVIGVARNISERKKAEEERIRLEQQLLHAQKLESLGVLAGGIAHDFNNILTSIIGNADLAQLRLPPQSPATENLQRIAASAVRAADLARQMLAYSGKGKFVIESIDLNRLLQEMGHMLQVAISKKALLRFNLSPELPAIEVDATQIRQIVMNLVINASEAIGDHDGVITVSTGCQECKEAYLKDAWVIDPIPEGSYVALEVCDTGCGMNRETLARIFDPFFTTKFTGRGLGMAAVLGIIRSHKGAIKVYSEPGHGTTFKVLLPAAAEGGAERVVEAKADLWRGEGVVLLVDDEETIRSTCSDLLRELGFEVITAADGCEALEMYRRHEHIVLVLLDLTMPHMDGEQCFRELRQVDPAVRVVMSSGFSEHEVSQKFLGKGLAGLIQKPYTLSSLRDVIKGAGLGVKAL is encoded by the coding sequence GTGACACTGCTCTCAGCCGTTGCCGGCGCCGCCGAACCGGGCGCGACCAGCGTCGACCTGAGCGCCGAGGAGCAGCAGTGGCTCCAGCGTCATCCCGTCATCAGACTCGCCCCTGACCCCGACTTCAAACCGATCGAGTTCTTCGACGACAACGGCCAGTACCAGGGCGCCGCCGCGGACATGATCCGGCTCCTGGAACAAAAGCTCGGCATCACCATCACCGTCGTCCACCTGCACAACTGGGACGAGGTGCTGGAGAAATTCAAGGCACACCAGGTGGACCTCCTGGGAGCCATGGTGAAGACCCCCAACCGCGAGAAGTTCGCCCTATTCACCGACACCCTGGTCGCCGTGCCGGGCGGCATCTTCGCCCGCAGCGGCTCGCGGACCGACCTCACCCTCGCCGACCTCAAGGGGAAAAAGGTCGCCGTCGTATCGAATTACGCTTCCCACGACATACTGCGCACGAGGTTCCCGGACATCAGGCTGGAAGTGGTTCCCGACGTGTCGACGGCCCTGGCCAAGACCTCCCTGGGCATGGTCGATTTCTACGTGGAGAACATGGCCAACGCCACCTTCTATGCCCAGGAGGCGGGCATAACCAACCTGCAGCTGGCAGGCAAGACCGATTTCGAATACCGCTGGGGGATAGGGATCCGCAAGGACTGGCCGGAACTGCAGGGGATCCTCAACAAGGGGCTCGCGGCGATTGGCAAACAGGAGCGCAGCAGCGCCCTGCAGAAGTGGATCTATGTCGACGACATGCACTGGCGCCCGACCAGGACCTTCATCGTCGGCAGCGTCGCGGTGCTGCTCGCCCTGCTGCTGGCAGGCGCGGCATACGCCAACTACGCCTTGAAGAAGGTGGTCCGCAGCCGCACCCAATCCCTGCAGGAAGAACTGCGGGAGCGGGAAAAGGCGCAGCAGGCGCTGAAGGCCCTGTCGGTGCAGCTCGAGGACCGGGTCCGCGAGCGTACCGCCGACCTCGAACGGGAGGTCGCGGAACGGACCCGTTCGGAGCAGGCCGTAGCCGCCAGCGAACTGCGCTTTCGGGAACTGTTCCAGAACGTGGCCGATCCCGTCTACATCGCCGATGCTGAAGGGAGGATCCTCGACGCCAACGACCAGGCCTGCCGCGAGCTCGGCTACCCCAGGGAAGAGCTCTTGGCGAAGAGGATCTGCGACCTCGACGCGGTCAACGACGATGGCGGCAAGGTCGCCTGCCAGATCGACAGCTTCCCCCCTTCCTCCTCGGTCATCTTCGAAACCGTGCACCGTCGCGAGGACGGCACCACCTTTCCGGCGGAGGTGAAGGTCCGGCGCATCGATTTCCAGGGACAACCTGCCGTAATCGGTGTGGCCCGCAACATCTCGGAGCGCAAGAAGGCCGAGGAGGAGCGCATCCGGCTCGAACAGCAGCTCCTGCACGCCCAGAAACTGGAAAGCCTCGGCGTCCTGGCCGGCGGCATCGCCCACGATTTCAACAACATCCTCACCTCCATCATCGGCAACGCCGACCTGGCCCAGCTAAGGCTCCCCCCGCAATCTCCCGCAACGGAGAACCTGCAGCGCATCGCGGCGTCCGCCGTGCGGGCCGCGGACCTGGCCCGGCAGATGCTAGCCTACTCCGGCAAGGGCAAATTCGTCATCGAGTCCATCGACCTGAACCGCCTGCTCCAGGAAATGGGGCACATGCTGCAGGTCGCCATCTCCAAAAAGGCCCTGCTGCGCTTCAACCTCTCCCCGGAACTCCCGGCGATTGAGGTGGACGCGACCCAGATCCGTCAGATCGTCATGAACCTGGTCATCAACGCCTCCGAGGCCATCGGAGACCATGACGGCGTCATCACCGTCTCAACCGGCTGCCAGGAGTGCAAGGAGGCGTACCTAAAAGATGCCTGGGTCATAGACCCGATTCCCGAAGGGTCCTACGTCGCGCTCGAGGTCTGCGATACCGGTTGCGGCATGAATAGGGAAACCCTCGCCAGGATCTTCGATCCCTTCTTCACCACCAAGTTCACCGGCCGCGGCCTGGGCATGGCGGCGGTACTCGGCATCATCCGAAGCCACAAGGGCGCCATCAAGGTCTACAGCGAGCCCGGCCACGGCACCACCTTCAAGGTGCTCCTCCCCGCAGCGGCAGAGGGGGGTGCGGAGCGGGTCGTGGAAGCGAAAGCGGACCTGTGGCGGGGCGAGGGAGTCGTGCTCCTGGTCGACGACGAGGAAACCATCCGGAGCACCTGCAGCGACCTGTTGCGCGAGCTCGGCTTCGAGGTCATCACCGCTGCGGACGGCTGCGAGGCGCTGGAGATGTACCGCCGCCATGAGCACATCGTCCTGGTGCTTTTGGATCTCACCATGCCGCACATGGATGGGGAGCAGTGTTTCCGCGAGCTGCGCCAGGTGGATCCGGCGGTCCGGGTCGTCATGTCCAGCGGCTTCAGCGAACACGAGGTGTCGCAGAAATTCCTGGGCAAGGGACTCGCGGGACTGATCCAAAAACCTTACACTCTCTCCTCGTTGCGCGACGTCATCAAGGGGGCCGGTCTCGGGGTCAAAGCTTTGTAA
- a CDS encoding VOC family protein, translating into MTKPIPEGFRSVTPMFMFKDCRRAIDFYRNAFGAIERYAMPGPDGEGIMHAELLVGDSIIMMGDEYPGENCKSAETLGSSPISFYLYVENVDAAFRRALEAGAIEKMEVQEMFWGDRAGALQDPFGYSWMLATHTRDLSPEEIREGAKKAFAQMPKEIKS; encoded by the coding sequence ATGACAAAACCCATTCCGGAAGGATTTCGCAGTGTCACACCGATGTTCATGTTCAAGGACTGCCGCAGGGCGATCGATTTTTACAGGAACGCCTTCGGCGCAATTGAGAGATACGCCATGCCGGGACCGGACGGGGAGGGAATCATGCACGCCGAACTCCTGGTCGGTGACTCGATCATCATGATGGGGGACGAGTACCCCGGCGAAAACTGCAAGAGCGCGGAAACCCTGGGAAGCTCCCCGATCAGCTTCTATCTCTACGTGGAGAACGTCGACGCGGCCTTCAGACGCGCGCTGGAAGCGGGAGCCATCGAGAAGATGGAGGTCCAGGAGATGTTCTGGGGAGACCGTGCCGGAGCGCTGCAGGATCCCTTCGGCTACAGCTGGATGCTGGCGACCCACACCAGGGACTTGAGCCCGGAAGAGATCAGGGAAGGCGCCAAAAAGGCTTTCGCACAGATGCCCAAGGAAATAAAGTCGTAA
- a CDS encoding SDR family NAD(P)-dependent oxidoreductase, whose protein sequence is MKDLEGYVILITGATDGLGAKVATDFAALGATLLLHGRDPEKGRRVVDAIKDTTGSDRLHYYNADLSSLAAVEALADSIAADWRGLDVLINNAGLGAGPEPKRRELSADGFELRFAVNYLAPFLLTYRLLPLLRRRAEEVGAARVVNVASVAQQELDFQDVMLEHGYDGMRAYAQSKLALIMFSFDLAHELAESGITVNALHPASLMDTKMVREWFGSARTTVEEGARYLERLAVDDELQGRTGLYFDQGRATRADDQAYDEEARRRLRESSLKWISRPHP, encoded by the coding sequence ATGAAAGACCTGGAAGGATACGTCATATTGATTACCGGGGCGACCGACGGTCTGGGTGCAAAGGTCGCCACCGATTTCGCCGCCCTGGGGGCGACGCTGTTGTTGCACGGCAGGGATCCTGAGAAAGGACGCCGGGTGGTCGATGCCATCAAAGACACCACCGGCAGCGACCGGCTGCACTACTACAACGCGGACCTCTCTTCGCTTGCCGCGGTGGAGGCCTTGGCCGATTCCATTGCCGCCGACTGGCGCGGACTGGACGTCCTGATCAACAACGCGGGGTTGGGGGCAGGGCCGGAACCGAAGCGGCGCGAGCTGAGCGCCGACGGTTTCGAGCTCCGCTTCGCGGTCAACTACCTGGCGCCGTTTCTGCTCACCTACCGGCTGTTGCCGCTGCTGCGCCGTCGGGCCGAAGAGGTCGGCGCAGCCAGGGTGGTCAACGTGGCCTCGGTCGCACAGCAGGAGCTGGACTTCCAGGACGTGATGCTGGAGCACGGCTATGACGGCATGCGCGCCTACGCCCAGAGCAAGCTGGCGCTGATCATGTTCAGCTTCGACCTGGCGCACGAGCTGGCGGAAAGCGGCATCACCGTCAACGCGCTTCATCCTGCCTCGCTGATGGACACCAAGATGGTGCGGGAGTGGTTTGGTTCGGCGCGGACTACGGTCGAGGAGGGGGCGCGCTACCTGGAGCGGCTGGCGGTGGACGACGAGCTGCAGGGGAGGACCGGGCTCTATTTCGACCAGGGGAGGGCGACGCGGGCGGACGATCAGGCGTACGACGAGGAGGCGCGGCGCAGGCTCAGGGAATCGAGCCTGAAGTGGATCAGCCGGCCGCACCCTTGA
- a CDS encoding phosphate-starvation-inducible PsiE family protein, protein MWRENSVDLKLNRFYEMSARAVLCLLIIAILLAIVAGVGCTVYDLRLVFQEDFHGASKQIMVDLLTVLAIIEVLRTALAYSTEGRVKVTYIIDTVIVTVLTEVMAFWYKDIDWQEVAMTIALVLSLALIRIVAVRFSPAGSRKEL, encoded by the coding sequence ATGTGGAGAGAAAACAGCGTCGATCTGAAGCTGAACCGGTTCTACGAGATGTCCGCACGCGCGGTGTTGTGCCTGCTGATCATCGCCATCCTGCTGGCCATCGTGGCCGGCGTCGGGTGCACCGTCTACGACCTGCGCCTGGTTTTCCAAGAGGACTTCCACGGCGCGTCTAAGCAGATCATGGTGGACCTGCTGACCGTGCTCGCCATCATCGAGGTGCTGCGCACCGCGCTGGCGTATTCCACGGAAGGACGGGTGAAGGTGACCTACATCATCGACACCGTGATCGTCACCGTGCTCACCGAGGTAATGGCGTTCTGGTACAAGGACATCGACTGGCAGGAGGTCGCCATGACCATCGCGCTGGTGCTTTCCCTGGCCTTGATCCGGATCGTCGCGGTGAGGTTTTCGCCGGCCGGATCGAGGAAGGAGTTGTGA
- a CDS encoding peroxiredoxin family protein, with translation MRRSILGSMATSALAAIGSMGSRLPRVDEQAPQFEAESTKGPVSLADYAGKKHVLLAFYYADFTPVUTSEMQAFQKELPLFEKQDAQVLGVSSDALATHLDFAGEHDISFPLLADDKGNVQKLYGAGRATFVIDKTGVIRYIQRGFPDTAKLLARLAELQEEGDVTQL, from the coding sequence ATGAGACGATCGATTTTGGGAAGTATGGCAACCTCGGCGCTCGCCGCCATTGGGAGCATGGGCTCGCGGCTGCCGAGGGTGGACGAACAGGCGCCGCAGTTCGAGGCGGAGTCAACCAAGGGGCCGGTAAGTCTTGCCGATTACGCGGGAAAGAAACACGTGCTGCTCGCCTTTTACTACGCCGATTTCACCCCGGTTTGAACCAGCGAGATGCAGGCTTTTCAAAAGGAGTTGCCGCTTTTTGAGAAGCAGGACGCCCAGGTCCTGGGCGTGAGCAGCGACGCGTTGGCGACACACCTGGATTTCGCCGGGGAGCACGACATCTCCTTCCCCCTGCTGGCCGATGATAAGGGAAATGTTCAGAAACTCTACGGCGCCGGCCGCGCCACCTTCGTCATCGACAAGACGGGCGTCATCCGCTATATCCAGCGCGGTTTTCCCGATACCGCAAAGCTTTTGGCGCGGCTGGCCGAACTGCAGGAAGAAGGGGATGTCACGCAATTGTAG
- a CDS encoding PEP-CTERM sorting domain-containing protein, whose translation MRTRILAAAVLMLLFLPVTSQAHIYDYEYVGLPFDWFEGTAYTPTDHVTISLLTDHPLSFGERGFADNQSSEMITFIMSDGYQTMNMTSAGYSELQIFDGLKSDGTPVGWWIWLANTPDGTGNTVYSENSPDGSYDIGMNGAGFGRNFNDGTWTVSVKCDPPPVPEPATAMMMAAGFAGMCGATWWRRKRAQR comes from the coding sequence ATGAGGACCAGGATTCTCGCCGCCGCAGTGCTGATGCTGTTGTTTCTGCCGGTAACCTCGCAGGCCCATATCTACGATTACGAATACGTCGGTCTTCCCTTCGACTGGTTCGAGGGCACCGCCTACACCCCGACCGACCACGTCACCATCTCGCTGCTTACCGACCATCCCTTAAGCTTCGGCGAGCGGGGCTTCGCCGACAACCAGAGCTCGGAGATGATCACCTTCATCATGTCGGACGGCTACCAGACCATGAATATGACCAGCGCGGGCTATTCCGAGCTGCAGATCTTCGACGGCCTGAAGTCTGACGGAACGCCGGTCGGCTGGTGGATCTGGCTCGCCAACACCCCCGACGGTACCGGGAACACCGTCTATTCCGAGAACTCCCCCGACGGCTCCTATGACATCGGCATGAACGGTGCGGGCTTCGGCCGGAATTTCAACGATGGAACCTGGACCGTCTCCGTGAAATGCGATCCCCCTCCCGTCCCCGAGCCCGCAACGGCGATGATGATGGCGGCAGGCTTTGCCGGGATGTGCGGGGCCACCTGGTGGCGCAGGAAACGCGCGCAGAGATGA
- a CDS encoding phytoene desaturase family protein yields the protein MPKGSDMDAVVVGSGPNGLAAAVTLARAGLSVTVVEGAASIGGGTRSEELTLPGFLHDVCSAIHPLGVASPFFKSIPLSEYGLEWLYPEVQLAHALPGGEAALLYRDLEQTASLLGKDGHSYRRLFAPLVERWDDLAPDLLAPLHVPRHPVPFALFGMKGLLPAQLLARLAFKDAPGRALFAGMSAHAFLPLQRPLSGAFGLILGTLGHTAGWPVAKGGSRSIAAALASYLTSLGGEIVTGCHIKSLADLPAARIILLDVTARQLEVIAADRLPSGYRRTLQHYRYGPGVFKIDWALDGPIPWTAAGCRRSATVHVGGTEDEVARGEAEIWQGIHPERPFVLVAQPTLVDPSRAPRGKQIAWAYCHVPHGSTVDMTDRIESQLERFAPGFRDLILARHTRNCLQYERYNANIIGGDINGGVQDLRQFLARPTLLAPYRTPLPGVYLCSSGTPPGGGVHGMCGYHAATLALKDLK from the coding sequence ATGCCCAAGGGAAGCGACATGGATGCCGTGGTGGTGGGCTCCGGGCCGAACGGCCTGGCCGCCGCCGTGACGCTGGCCAGGGCCGGCCTCTCGGTCACCGTCGTCGAGGGTGCCGCCAGCATCGGCGGAGGGACCCGCAGCGAAGAGCTCACCCTCCCCGGATTCCTGCACGACGTCTGCTCCGCCATCCATCCCCTCGGTGTCGCCTCCCCCTTCTTCAAATCGATTCCCCTCTCCGAATACGGCCTGGAATGGCTGTACCCGGAAGTGCAGCTCGCCCACGCACTTCCCGGCGGCGAGGCCGCCCTGCTGTACCGGGACCTCGAACAGACCGCATCCCTTCTGGGGAAGGACGGCCATTCCTACCGCCGGCTGTTCGCACCGCTGGTCGAGCGCTGGGACGACCTCGCCCCGGACCTGCTGGCGCCCCTGCACGTTCCCCGGCACCCGGTCCCCTTCGCGCTTTTCGGCATGAAAGGGCTCCTCCCAGCCCAACTGCTGGCCCGGCTTGCCTTCAAGGATGCCCCCGGCCGCGCCCTCTTCGCCGGCATGTCCGCTCACGCCTTCCTGCCGTTGCAGCGTCCGCTTTCCGGCGCCTTCGGCCTGATCCTCGGGACGCTCGGCCATACCGCAGGCTGGCCGGTCGCCAAGGGGGGCTCGCGGAGCATCGCCGCCGCCCTGGCCTCCTACCTCACCTCGCTCGGGGGCGAGATCGTCACCGGTTGCCACATCAAAAGTCTGGCCGACCTCCCCGCCGCCCGCATCATCCTGCTCGACGTCACCGCGCGCCAGTTGGAGGTGATCGCCGCAGATCGACTCCCGTCCGGTTACAGGCGCACGCTGCAGCACTACCGCTACGGCCCCGGCGTCTTCAAGATCGACTGGGCCCTGGACGGGCCGATTCCCTGGACCGCTGCCGGCTGTCGCCGCTCCGCCACCGTGCACGTCGGCGGAACCGAGGACGAGGTCGCCCGCGGCGAGGCGGAGATCTGGCAGGGGATACACCCCGAGCGCCCCTTCGTGCTGGTGGCGCAGCCCACCCTGGTGGACCCCTCGCGCGCGCCGCGGGGAAAACAGATCGCCTGGGCCTACTGCCATGTCCCCCACGGTTCCACCGTCGACATGACCGACCGCATCGAATCCCAGCTTGAGCGCTTCGCGCCTGGATTCCGGGACCTCATCCTTGCGCGCCACACCCGCAACTGTCTGCAGTATGAAAGATACAATGCCAACATCATTGGAGGGGACATCAACGGCGGGGTACAGGACCTGCGCCAGTTCCTGGCCCGCCCCACGCTCCTGGCGCCGTATCGCACCCCGCTTCCCGGCGTCTACCTCTGTTCCTCCGGGACGCCCCCCGGCGGAGGCGTGCACGGCATGTGCGGCTACCACGCCGCCACATTGGCACTCAAGGACTTGAAGTAA